GCAATGGTCAACTCATAAAGGCCTCGAAAACTGGTCTTATGCTGACTGTTTGCCTTACTACAAAAAAGCTGAAACGCGTGACATTGGTGAAAATGACTACCATGGCGGCAATGGTCCAGTATCCGTTGCGACACCTAAAAATGGCAACAACGTGCTGTTCCATGCCATGGTTGAAGCAGGTGTACAAGCAGGTTACCCACGTACTGATGACTTAAATGGTTATCAACAAGAAGGCTTTGGTCCAATGGACCGTACGGTTACCCCAAAAGGTCGCCGCTCAAGCACTGCACGTGGCTATTTGGATATGGCAAAAGGTCGTCCAAATCTGACTATTTTGACTCACGCGACAACCAACAAAATCTTGTTTAATCAAAAACAAGCGGTTGGTGTTGAATACATTATCGGTGCTGACCAAAACAATTTACAACGCGCATTAGTTAAACGCGAAGTATTACTATGTGCGGGCGCAATTGCATCACCACAAATTTTACAGCGCTCGGGTGTAGGTCAAAGTACCTTCTTAAAATCAATGGACATTGATGTGGTTCATGATTTGCCGGGTGTAGGTGAAAACCTGCAAGACCACTTGGAAATGTACTTACAATATAAATGTAAGCAGCCCGTTTCTTTATACCCTGCTTTGAAATGGTATAACCAACCTGCGATTGGTGCCGAGTGGTTATTTAATGGTACAGGTATTGGTGCAAGTAACCAGTTTGAAGCAGGCGGATTTATCCGTAGTTCGGATGAGTTTACATGGCCAAACATTCAGTACCATTTCTTGCCGGTTGCCATTAACTACAACGGTAGTAATGCAGTGAAAGAACATGGTTTCCAAGCTCACGTTGGTTCAATGCGTTCGCCTTCACGCGGTCGAATCAAACTTAAATCGAAGGATCCGTTTGAGCATCCAAGTATCTTGTTTAACTACATGTCGACTGAGCAAGACTGGCGCGAATTCCGTGATGCAATTCGTATCACTCGTGAAATCATGCAGCAACCTGCACTTGACCCATATCGTGGTGAAGAAATTAGCCCGGGTAAACATCTACAATCTGATGCAGAACTTGACGACTTTGTTCGTAACCATGCAGAAACAGCTTACCATCCGTCTTGTAGTTGTAAGATGGGTGAAGATGAAATGGCTGTTGTAGATGGTCAAGGTCGCGTACACGGTATGCATGGTTTACGCGTTGTCGATGCCTCTATCATGCCGCTCATTATTACCGGTAACTTAAACGCAACCACTATTATGATTGCCGAGAAAATTGCAGACCAAATTCGTGGACGTGAAGCGTTACCACGTTCAACTGCACCGTTCTATGTAGCGTCATAAAACTTTAAAGGGCATATTTCTTATACAGAGATATGCCCTTAATTTAAATCTATAGAGCCAATATTAATAAGAACGATGTATGACAGAAAATAAGCATTTATGAGCAGCTTGTTTACATAAATATGGCATGTAATAAAAATTAATCTATTTTTATAGGCAAATTTCCCTCAAGTGATTTAACTTTAATCAAATTAAAATTATTGTTTTACTTTCAAATACTTAAACAAAAACATCTAACTTAAATTATCTTATTAAAACTCAATTTGGTTAAATATAAATCATATTTATGATTTTGATGAACCCCATTTATTATAAAAATTGTCTTGTCAATGCAAAATTAGTCTAAAATATAGTGTGTTTGCGATAATGCCCAGTCATTTTTATTTTTTTCGAAGTTCTCGAATTTTGAGAATTCACTTTCGCATTTATATCCATTTTGTCTGGATACGCTGTCTAGGTTTCCTCACACCTTAAGTGACTCAAATAACTTATTTTAAGGTCCCCCTTACATGAAAAAGTTTTTGAAATACCTTCTGGTATTAATCATTCTTATTTTAATTGCAGGTATTGTTTTCTTGTTTAGACCAACTGCGTCAAAACAAGTAGAAACTGCAAAAGATGAGCCAGTTGTTGATGCTGTTCTTGTTGGCGGCGGCATCATGAGTGCCACTCTCGGTACTTATTTCACTGAGCTTGAACCAAACTGGCAAATTCGTATGTATGAGCGTCTTGACCAAGTTGCTCAAGAAAGTTCAAACGGCTTTAACAATGCCGGAACAGGCCACTCTGGCTTTATGGAAATGAACTATACCGAAGAGAAAAACGGTAAGATGGAAATTGCCAAAGCTGAAAAAGTTGCTTCTCAATTTGAAGTTGCTAAACAGTTCTGGTCACATCAGGTAAAACAAGGCGTTTTAGCTGAACCAAAATCATTCATTAACCCAGTTCCGCACATTGCTTTCGTTTGGGGCGATAACGTTCAATTCTTAGAAAAACGTTATGCTGCCATGATTCAAAGCCCGCTGTTCAAAGGCATGAAATTTACTGAAGACCCAGCTGTAATTAAACAATGGGCACCTTTAGTGATGAATGACCGTGACCCTAGTCAAAAAGTTGCAGCAACTCGTATGGACGTTGGCTCTGACGTTAACTATGGTTCAATCACTAAACAATTAGTGAGTCATTTAAATCAAAATCCTAATTTCAAATTACAGACTTCAACTGAAGTGACTGGCATCAGCCAAAATGATGACAAAACTTGGACGGTGGCTTTCAAAAATTTGAAAACTGGTAAAGTAGATCACGTTAAAACACGTTTTGTATTTATCGGTGCAGGTGGTGCAGCAGTTAAATTATTGCAACTTACTGGTTTACCAGAAGCGAAACAATATGCTGGCTTCCCTGTTGGTGGTGAGTTCTTAATTACTGACAATCCAAAAATTACTGCAGAACATACAGCGAAAGTATATGGTCGTGCTGAACTTGGTGCGCCTCCAATGTCTGTACCACATATTGATACACGTTATATCGACGGTAAAAAATATGTATTGTTTGGACCATTTGCAACGTATTCAAACAAGTTCCTGAAAAATGGTTCTCAGCTTGACTTGCTTGCATCAACAAACAAAAGCAACGTTTTACCAATGACTACTGTTGGTTTGGAAAACCTTGATCTTGTTAAATACTTGGTAAGCCAAGTAATGATGTCGGATGAAGACCGTCTCAATGAACTTCGTAAATACTACCCAGATGCGAAAGCTGAAGACTGGCGTTTAAGTCAAGGTGGTCAACGTGTTCAGATCATCAAAAAAGAACCAGGTAAACCAGCAACGCTTCAATTCGGTACAGAAATCTTTGCGTCTAAAGATGGTGCTGTAACTGCATTGTTAGGTGCGTCTCCAGGTGCTTCGACTTCTCCATACATCATGCTTAACTTACTTGAAAAAGCTTTCCCTCAGCAAACTGAAGGTAAGTGGAACCAGAAGCTTCATGAAATTGTAGTGTCTTATAAACAAGACTTGAGCAAAGACCCTGTGTTACTGGACAAAGTTCGTCAATATACAAGTTCTACGCTTGGCTTGAACTATACATCTCCGTTCAAAGCTGCAAACGATGAAACTGTTGCTGCCCCAGTTGCAAAAGCAAACTAAGTTTGACGATGTATAAGTAAAATACCAAAAGGATGAATTTCGATTCGTCCTTTTGTTTTTTAAGCCCTCACTTGAGATATTTAGATTCGCTATGACGCCTTTAAACACATCATCTCGCCTCTTGTCATTTGGTTTTAAGCTCATGCTTGTTTTGCTGTTGGCTTATCTTTTGTTAAGCGGGTTTTATATGTGGATGATTGGCGGTACATCGATTTATGTCAGCTCAGCTGTATTACTTACGATCACTGCTTATGCATTTAAGCTCGGTAAATATCAAAAGCTATGTTCTGTTTTAAATGTGCTGATGAGTGCAGCCGCGTTATATTTCAGCACGGCTCATCTATTTTTCTCCCCTGTTCAATTCTTTATATTTTTACCTGCCCTGTTTTTTGTTTTATTGGCTTTTGCTCGCCTAGAAAAAGTTCGCGTTCTATCTAAGATTCTAATATTACTTAGTTTATTAATTTGGTGTAGCATACACTTTACACAGCTCAAACAACTTCAAGCCTATTATAAAACGCAGCACACAGGTGAAAGCTGGCAACAATATGGCGCGCTATAAGATCATTTTTTATTCTGTATTTTTAAATAAAAATATTTTCATTTTCACATGAAGTTCATCAGTAAAACTGAACATCGTTTACAGAATTCCTCTTAAGAAAAATTATTCATAACAATCTAATTTATTTAGAAATATATCGAGCATATTAGCGATTGAACACGATTCATCTACACGCTAGATTAGCTGAATTATGTTTCTCCCTTTATGTTGTAATTTATGAAAATTTTAGATGGCGGTTTAGGCCGTGAATTGGCCCGCCGTGGCGCTCCGTTTCGTCAACCAGAGTGGTCTGCACTTGCACTCATTGAAGCCCCTGAAACAGTAAAAGAAGTACATCTCGATTTTATTAATGCTGGTTCAGAAGTGATTACCACCAATAACTACGCTGTTGTGCCGTTTCATATTGGTCAAGAACGCTTTGAAACTGACGGCGTGCGCTTAATTAAAGTCGCCATCGAACAAGCAAAAAATGCAGTTAAAGAAAGCGGCAAAAATGTCAAAATTGCTGGCTGTTTACCCCCATTATTTGGTTCTTACCGTGCGGACTTGTTCCAACCTGAACAAGCTAAAAACCTTGCTGAACCCATTATTAACACATTGGCACCGGAAGTAGATTTTTGGTTAGCAGAAACCCAATCATGCTTAAAAGAAGTTGAAACAGTCCATGCGTTATTACCTCAAGATGGTAAGGACTACTGGGTATCATTCACGCTGCAAGATGAAATTAAACAAGAACAAGCACTACTTCGTTCTGGCGAAAACATGCAACAAGTGGCTGATTTCATCAAACAATCAAATGCTAAAGCTGTATTGTTTAACTGCTGCCAACCTGAAGTGATCTTGCAAGCAATTAATGAAATTAAAGGACTTATTCCAGAGTCTGTACAAATTGGTGCCTATGCCAACGCTTTCCCGCCACAAGATGAAAGCGCTACTGCCAACGATGGTCTGGATGAAATTCGTAAAGATCTAGATGCGCCTGCTTATCTTGGTTTTGCTAAGCAATGGCAGCAAGCAGGTGCAAGCCTAGTCGGCGGTTGCTGCGGTATTGGCCCAGAACACATTGCTGAACTTTCTCAATTTTTTAAAGAATAAATACCATGTCTGCTGCCAAAATTGGATTGTTGTCGCTTACAGCGCTGGTATTTAGCTCTATGGTGGGGTCAGGCGTATTTAGCCTTCCCCAAAATATGGCTCAGGTTGCCAACGGCTCTGCCCTTCTTGTTGCATGGCTCATTACCGGAGTCGGCATTATTTTCTTGGCCCTCACGCTATTACATTTAACCCGCCAACGACCAGATCTAGACGGCGGTATTTATAACTATGCGCGCGAAGGCTTTGGAGACCTGATTGGGTTTTGCTCGGCGTGGGGCTATTGGTTGTGTACCACCATTGGTATTGTCGGCTATGTCGTCATTGCCTTTTCCGGCGTCGGCATGTTTACCGATAGCAAAGACCATATTATTTTTGGTGAAGGTAATACGCTTTACTCTCTGATTGGTTCAAGCATTTTTGTATGGCTGGTGCATTGGTTAGTAAGCCGAGGCATTAAAGAAGCTGCGATTGTGAATTTACTGGCAACCATTGCCAAAATCATTCCAATGGTGGTTTTTATCTTCTTTACCTTTATTGCCTTTAAGTTTGATTTGTTCAAACTCAACCTACATGATTTTTCTTTGCAAGTTCCGCTTTGGCAGCAAGTGAAAGACCTGATGCTCATTACCCTTTGGGTATTTACCGGTATTGAAGGTGCAGTAGTTTTATCATCGCGTGCAAAAAAACGTCATGACATTGGTAAAGCGACCATTTTAGGTGTGTTACTGGCGTTAAGTTTTTACGTCATGGTGACGGTATTGGCTTACGGTGTAGTCAGTCGTGAAGCGCTTGCTGGCATGCACAACCCTTCTATGGCAACTATTTTGCAGCAACTGATTGGCTTGCCGGGTACCATCATTATTACTATCGGGCTGATTATTTCCGTTGCATCGTCTTATTTAAGTTGGACGTTATTTGCTACTGAAATTCCATTTTTGGCTGCAAAAAATGGTGCATTTCCTAAATTATTTTTAAAAAATAATCAGAACAATGTACCTATTTCATCCCTTTGGCTAACAACGCTTGTGGTACAAGGCTCACTCATTGCCGTATATTTTTTCAATAAAAACTACACCCAGCTTTTATTGATTTCATCGGTGATGATTTTACTGCCTTATTTTCTGGTGTCGGCTTTTTATCTTAAAGAATCCATTCGCCACAAACGCACGCCGCATATTGCGATTGCAAGCGTCGCTTCAATCTATGCACTTTGGTTGCTCTATGCCGCAGGATTAGACTTACTACTCTTGTCTGGTGTGTTGTATTTAGTCGGTCTGGTTATTTTTTCAATCAGCTATTTTGAGCACAAAAAATCGCTCAAACAAAATCAGCTTAATTAATTATTTCAACCACTGTTGACTCAGTTCAGCAGTGGTTTTCTAAAAACAAAAATTTCTATTTTGAAGGCTGCGACTGCTTTAAGTGTAATCGCAAAATACGGCGTAGTTCTAAAATTGCCTCAGGGCTAGTTTGAATCGAATGCCCACCCTTAATTATCAACTCCGACTGTTCACCACCTAAATGCGAACTTTGATACGGCACAATCCCATCGCTGCTTTTTAACTTATCAGTCGTGCCATCAATATTGCCCATAATCGAATGATAGACCACTTGTGGCGATGGTTGAATGGCTTGGGTAAACTGCATAAAGTTAGAAGAACGACTTAAATTACTTGCCCCGTTTTCAATTAAGCCTTTTCTGAGTTTCGTGTTTTTCTCATCTCTCATTTCAACAGCAATAAAAAAATCAGCAGGCAAACGAATAACACGGCGGGCAATTTGGGTAAACCATCGGTCAGCGTAGTCTGTACCATGATGCGGCGCAGAAACAAAAACAACCCGATTAAAATATGGCAAAGCTTTGAATTGAAAGCGCTCCCGAATCACTGGATTTTCTTTTAAACGGTTTAATTGCGCTTCATTCATTTTTTGTATGGCTTGCTCTGAAACATCAGAATCGCTTACCAATAAACGGCTAATGACACCGCCCATACTATGCCCAACCAGCACGGCATCATGTGCGGCATAGCTGTCTTTGGCAACGTTTTGAAAAGCTTGATTCAGCAAAGAATAAATCTGAAAACGACTTTCAAAAATCGGCATATTGGTTGAATAAAACACCTGCCAAACTTGGTAATTTTGTCTTAATTCAGCATCGCCCATAATATCATTGGTTAGGCTCACCCAAGCCTCTGGACTACTCGCTAAACCATGAATAAACACAATAATTTTCTTATTTGGGTTAAAAGGTTCCAGCATATATAAATGCGGCATAATCAAATTGGCTTCTTTATTAATTAAGGACCAATAGCCTGCTGCACCTAAATTATATTTCGACAGCCAAAGCCCATAAGGCGCCGAATAGTTGGCAGTGAGCGGATAGTCCACACCCTCAACCTTTACGCGGTCTTGTCGATATGGATCAAACATCGCAATTTCTAACTCTGCCCCAGCAATGACCTGATCTGCTGTGGCTTTTTGTTTAGGGTAAGCAATAGCCGTAACCGGAAAGAAGCGTGGTAAATGTATGTTCGGATTATTCTGCTGAGCATAAAAAGCATCAGGGTCTAAAATGAAGCCGTGATTTACATCATTTTCTTTACGCCCGACAATAAACTCTGCGCCTAAACCATCCTTACGGTTGACGGTATTAAAACCAGAAAAGTTCATGTTATAGCTTGAGCGAAAAGTATCGACTTCAATTTTTTGTACATCTAGCGCGTGGTCAAAATTGACGTGGTACTCATGCCCGTCTGCTTTCAGCAACGGTGGAAAACGATGCGTATTTAAATGATTAAAATACGTAGTCATGAGCTTCGACAAGGCAACGTTATAAAAAATACGCACCTGATTTTGGCGATGGTCAAATACCCGATCGAACGGCGACTCTTCAGAGTCGAATAAATAGACATAACTATAGCGTAAGCTTTTATCAAACAACGCTAACTCTTGCTCAATACAACTGCTACTTTTACTAATGACATTACACTGGCTACTACGCCCAACATCTAAGGCCTTGGCTAAATAGATTTCACTCAGCGCAGCATAGCGTTCTTCTCGACTGCTATTTTCAGACAAGCTTTGAATTTTATTTAAACAATCATCAAAATTTTGCAGACAAGACTTTTCGTCTTTTTTGACCAAATACAGTAAGTTTTGAGTTTGATGGCTTAAGGTGCCATCTGTCAGAATACTTTCATTCTTACTTTTTAAAGCATTGCTTAAATTACTTTCTTTTAAATGAATAACCTGACAGCCACTGAGCAAAGCCATTATTGTTATCACTAAATAATGATAAGACTTTGTCATTGTGCCTTCCTTAATCGAATGTATTCCCCATCTGGTCATTATGCCTGTAAAGCAGTGAACGAACAATTTCGTCTCAGCTTTCATTTTTCTTTAATGCGAAAAAAGCCTGAACTCATTTTAATTCAGGCTAATTTATTCTTTTTTCTCATTAAGCTTGGTTAAACTTTTGCTGTGAAGCTAAATATGAAAAATACAAAATGGGTAAGATAAACGGCGCTACACTCCAGAAATCAAAATAGACATAGAGTACCGTTCCCAAGAAAGCACCAATGACAAAACCAATCACAATACTGGCACTTTTTAGAAAACTAGCCCGATTAGCTGCATTATTGTTTTTAAGCAAGTTGGCAATATCAATACCAAGCTGCGTGGTGTTGCCGGTCATCATGGTACTTGGGCTAATATTTTTAATGAGCGTTTTGCTGGAAGTATTACGAATAGCCAAAGCAATTAAACCCAGCCCGCCTGTTACTGCAACTGTTAATGCATCGGGATTTTTAAATGGCTCGAAATAAAGACCTGCAACCATAAAAGCACATAGAAAAATGGCTTCAAATAAAAATAAATACGACAGTATTTTGTGCTTGACCTGACTGCGGTCAATTAACAGTTTGGTAATCACCACTGTTAAAATAAATAGCGGGATTGCGGCGAGCTTGATCCATAGACCTGAGCCACCTTTAACCCATGCAGCGCCCGCCAACACTAAGTTTCCCGTCACATGCGCGGTAAAAAAACCAAACAATGCAATAAAGCCAATGGTGTCAATTGCTCCGCCCACCATCGTCAATAAAACTGGATCTCGACATATGGCCCAAGTACTTTGTTTCTCTTGTTGCATTGAGGTATCAGGCATAAGCTGCATCCTATTATTTTAAAGTCATTAATTCAGTACAAAGATGTTTTAAATATTTAAAAACAAATCAAAACTAAAGCGTTTATAAAAACAAAAAAGCATGTAAAAACATAGAGTGTTTAATGTCGCAACACTGTCTTCAAAACAGCAACAATAAGGATTGTTTACTTTTAAAACACTAAACGCTTCTCATCCGCAAATCAATTTGACCTCTAAAACTGTTCTGACTATGATGAAGCCGCAAGTTTCGCCAATATTTTGCACAAATGGCTGTAGTGCTAAGTGATTGACAAAGAAAACAACAACGACGAGAAGGAATATGTCTTTTTATAATTTTTTAGTTTTTTTGGGTGGATTATTATTTGTATCGGTTGCCTCTGCTGGCTATAAAAGTCATGCACACCGTGACTTTTACTCAAAATGCATAGCTGCTGGACATAGCCGTACAAGCTGCACATGTATTTATCACCGTTTAGAACGCCAATACTCTCCTAAGCTTATGAATAAACTTGGAAGTTTAAGTTTACAAAGCCCCGAAGTACCCCGTGACTTTGTAAAAACCATGATGCGTACTATGCAACAGTGCCGTTCTTAAATGTACCAATGCCTTAAAGCAAATCGGCAAGATTTCTAATTTCTTCCATCACCGCCTTACACGCAGGTGTTAAATAGCCGTGTTTAGAAATAGACAAAGAAATATAGCGCTTGAGTGCAGGGTTAACGATTTTTGCAGCTTGAATTGAGGTGTATTGGCTGGCCTTCTTTAACGCTTGCGGCCCCAGCATGGTATACATGCGAGATTCGGCAACCAAATGGGTTTGTAAACTAATCGAGTCAGCCTCAAACACAATATTCAGCTCTACCCCATTTTCATAAGCCATATGGTCTAAAAAGTTCCGCCAGTTACTTGGCCTGCAAAACGTGACCAGTGGTAACTGACTTACCTTTTTAAATTCGACTTCATTTGCCTGAGTGAGTGCATCGCCTTCACAGCCGACTAAGTAAGTATCGGCTTGGGTAAGGTAAACATCTCCCTGTTTAGGTGTCGGGTTAAACCGATAGAGTATGGCTAAATCGACGCTGCCATCTTCAAGCCATTTTTCTAAATGCACCCCTTGCCCTTCACGCACCGAGAGTTTAATTAAGGGATATTTTTGCTGAAGCACCTTATACAGAGTCGATAACAACGGATGTGAAGTAGACGGCAAACTGGCAATGCGAACCGTACCAATTGGGGTATCGGTCGAGTGCAAAATTTCATTATTAAGTTGGTCAGTCACGTTCAGCCATGAACGAATTTTAGGAAGTAAATGCTGGCCTAAATCGGTCAGTTCGACACCGCGCCCAGTTCGGTTAAACAAACGGCCACCGCATTGCGCTTCAAGCTCGTTCATTTGCCGACTGATTTGCGGTTGGTTGGTGTTATGCAGCATGGCGACTTTGCTTAAGCTACCGAGTTCCACCGCGTCTAAAAATATTTTCCATAATTCATAATTCATCGATTCTTCCTAAACCGTAAACTGATGCTTTTGAGCTATACATTTTCAGTATAACTGAAATTCAAGAATTGGTAATTCCTACATAGCTCACCTATTTCTATACTCCAATCATGTTCTCTACAACACGATTTAAGTCAGATTAAGAACCAGAGAATATTTAATTACACTGTATAGGAAGTACGATTATGAGTTTAGATTTACGTGGATTAACCCCAGCACCTGTGACTCCTTTTACCCGTGACGGACAAGTAGACCATGATGCGATTCAACGTTTAGGTTCATGGTTAGGCAGCATTGATGGTGTGAAAGGCTTGGTTGTTCTTGGGCATGCAGGTGAAGGAACATTCTTGTCGCAAAAAGAACAAATGCAAGTCATCGAAAGCTTTGTTAAATCGGTAGATGACAAAATTCCGGTAATCGCAGGGATTACGCTCGAAGGTACTTCAGTTGCAGCAGAAGAAGCAAAACGTGCAGTGAGTGCGGGTGCTTCAGCAGGTTTGATTTACCCTTCACATGGTTGGTTGCGTTTTGGTTATCAAAAAGGCGCACCACAAGACCGCTATAAAGCAATTTATGAAGAAAGCGGTTTGCCATCTATTTTATTCCAATATCCAGATGCAACGAAGGCCACTTACGACCTAGAGACTCTACTAGACATTTCTGCACAGCCAGGCGTGTTTGCCATGAAAAATGGTGTACGTAACATGCGCCGTTGGGATGTGGAAATTCCGATTATTCGCCGTGAACGTCCAGACTTACAAGTGTTGACGTGCCACGATGAATATTTGCTTCACACCATGTTTGATGTAGACGGTGCTTTGGTTGGCTATGGCAACATTGCCCCTGAACTGTTAATTGAAATGATTAAAGCAGGTAAAGCCAAAGATTACGCTAAAGCGCGTGCCATTCACGACCAATTATTACCAGTGACTCGCAATGTATATCACCGCGGTTCACACATGGAAGGTACGGTCGCGCTTAAACATGCATTGGTTGCTCGAGGAATTTTGGACCATGCCACTGTGCGTTCGCCACTGCTTCCACTGGCAGATGGTGCTGAGCAAGAAATTCATGATGCGATGCGTCAAGCCGGTATTGGCAAGGTCGATTTAACCCAAGCCGTTGCTTAAATTCTATTCGGGCTAGCATGTACGCTAGCCTTTTTTTCCTGTACGCTGCCTGAGGCCAAACATCGGGCATGTCTCTTAAAAATAATAATAAAAAGCATGCAAACTGTGGTGAACAGGTAGTGCGAAATAGAACAACAAAACTACGAGGAATGTAGTGATAAGGAGATATAAGATGACAAATCTAGCGGATGTAGAACAAATTAGTCATCATCAAAAAAATGCGGAAATTATTGCAAGACTTGAACGGCTACCCGTCACTGGTCGAATGCAATTTATGCGAATTACCATTGGTATAGCGACCTTTTTTGACGCCTATACTGTTCTTGCAATTGCCTTTGCTTTACCCCAACTCATTACCGAATGGCACCTGACGCCTGCCTATGTCGGTGCGATCATTGCTGCGGGCTATGTCGGGCAACTGGTCGGTGCGATCTTTTTTGGTTCTCTTGCCGAAAAAGTCGGTCGTTTAAAAGTACTGTCTTTTACCATTTTACTGTTTGTGGCAATGGACATTTCTTGTCTGTTTGCGTGGAGCGGAATGTCGCTGCTAATTTTCCGATTCTTACAAGGTGTGGGAACTGGCGGTGAAGTGCCTGTGGCGAGTGCCTATATTAACGAGTTTATTGGTGCAGAAAAGCGCGGTAAGTTTTTCTTGCTCTATGAAGTTTTATTCCCGCTCGGCCTGATGTTTGCAGGCATGGCAGCATTTTTCCTGATGCCAATTTACGGCTGGAAAGTCATGTTTATTGTGGGCCTAATTCCTTCGTTACTGGTCATTCCTTTACGGTTTTTCTTGCCTGAGTCACCACGCTGGCTGGCTTCAAAAGGCCGTTTTAAAGAAGCAGATAAAGTCATCAAAAGTTTTGAAGACAGTGCCATCAAAAGCGGTAAAACTTTGGCTGAACCTGTGGTTAAAGAAATTAATCCGCAAGGCATGGCAAAAACCGACTGGCGTGAGCTGTTCCGTGGCATCTACCGTAAACGTACCTTTACGCTATGGGGCATGTGGTTTTGCGTGTATATGGTGAACAATGCCATGGTGACTTGGCTGCCTTCTCTCTACAAACAGCACTTTGGCCTATCGCTGCAAACCAGTTTAGGTTATGGCTGGATTACGTCGGGTGTGGGTGTGATTGCCTCCATTATCTGCGCGTTAATGATTGATAAAGTCGGCCGCCGTCCTTGGTACAGTGCAGCATTTTTCTTGGCAATTATTCCACTCATGAGCCTCTCGATTTTAGGTGCAAAATCGGCGATGGAAGTTGTGATTTTAGCAACACTGAGCTATGCCATTTTGCAAACCATTTCATTCTCTTTATACCTTTACGCTGCCGAACTTTACCCAACTCGCCTACGTGCGATGGGCATTGGTTTTAGTACCGCTTGGTTACGTGCCGGCTCTGCAATTGGGCCTGTTATGGTCGGTCTGGTTGTTGGTGGTTACGGTATTCAATATGTGTTTAGTGTACTTGCGGTTGTGGCACTCATTGGTGGCTTAGTGACATTCTTGTTTGCCATTGAAACCAAAGGCCAAGTGCTCGAAAAACTCTCTCCTTAATTCATCCATTTCATAAAAAGCTTGCCTAACCTTAGCGTTAGGCAAAGGGCTTATTCATGCTTAAAAAAGGAATTTAAAATGAATAAATATTTGCTATGGGGCTGTATTGGTTTAGGCAGCGTGAGCAATGCGTATGCAGAGCTTCCTCAAGAATTTGGCAAGTTAGAATTAAAACTCAACACCCGCTACTGGAACGATGAAGGCGCTGCCCACCCCACGCTTGCCAACCCTTCGCCTTCGTCAAGTGAATATGAACAAAGTGCCTTAGGGCTTGAGTTAAATTATCA
This genomic stretch from Acinetobacter pittii harbors:
- a CDS encoding MFS transporter, which encodes MTNLADVEQISHHQKNAEIIARLERLPVTGRMQFMRITIGIATFFDAYTVLAIAFALPQLITEWHLTPAYVGAIIAAGYVGQLVGAIFFGSLAEKVGRLKVLSFTILLFVAMDISCLFAWSGMSLLIFRFLQGVGTGGEVPVASAYINEFIGAEKRGKFFLLYEVLFPLGLMFAGMAAFFLMPIYGWKVMFIVGLIPSLLVIPLRFFLPESPRWLASKGRFKEADKVIKSFEDSAIKSGKTLAEPVVKEINPQGMAKTDWRELFRGIYRKRTFTLWGMWFCVYMVNNAMVTWLPSLYKQHFGLSLQTSLGYGWITSGVGVIASIICALMIDKVGRRPWYSAAFFLAIIPLMSLSILGAKSAMEVVILATLSYAILQTISFSLYLYAAELYPTRLRAMGIGFSTAWLRAGSAIGPVMVGLVVGGYGIQYVFSVLAVVALIGGLVTFLFAIETKGQVLEKLSP
- the cynR gene encoding LysR family transcriptional regulator; this translates as MNYELWKIFLDAVELGSLSKVAMLHNTNQPQISRQMNELEAQCGGRLFNRTGRGVELTDLGQHLLPKIRSWLNVTDQLNNEILHSTDTPIGTVRIASLPSTSHPLLSTLYKVLQQKYPLIKLSVREGQGVHLEKWLEDGSVDLAILYRFNPTPKQGDVYLTQADTYLVGCEGDALTQANEVEFKKVSQLPLVTFCRPSNWRNFLDHMAYENGVELNIVFEADSISLQTHLVAESRMYTMLGPQALKKASQYTSIQAAKIVNPALKRYISLSISKHGYLTPACKAVMEEIRNLADLL
- a CDS encoding dihydrodipicolinate synthase family protein, whose amino-acid sequence is MSLDLRGLTPAPVTPFTRDGQVDHDAIQRLGSWLGSIDGVKGLVVLGHAGEGTFLSQKEQMQVIESFVKSVDDKIPVIAGITLEGTSVAAEEAKRAVSAGASAGLIYPSHGWLRFGYQKGAPQDRYKAIYEESGLPSILFQYPDATKATYDLETLLDISAQPGVFAMKNGVRNMRRWDVEIPIIRRERPDLQVLTCHDEYLLHTMFDVDGALVGYGNIAPELLIEMIKAGKAKDYAKARAIHDQLLPVTRNVYHRGSHMEGTVALKHALVARGILDHATVRSPLLPLADGAEQEIHDAMRQAGIGKVDLTQAVA
- a CDS encoding YoaK family protein, which translates into the protein MPDTSMQQEKQSTWAICRDPVLLTMVGGAIDTIGFIALFGFFTAHVTGNLVLAGAAWVKGGSGLWIKLAAIPLFILTVVITKLLIDRSQVKHKILSYLFLFEAIFLCAFMVAGLYFEPFKNPDALTVAVTGGLGLIALAIRNTSSKTLIKNISPSTMMTGNTTQLGIDIANLLKNNNAANRASFLKSASIVIGFVIGAFLGTVLYVYFDFWSVAPFILPILYFSYLASQQKFNQA
- a CDS encoding esterase/lipase family protein, producing MTKSYHYLVITIMALLSGCQVIHLKESNLSNALKSKNESILTDGTLSHQTQNLLYLVKKDEKSCLQNFDDCLNKIQSLSENSSREERYAALSEIYLAKALDVGRSSQCNVISKSSSCIEQELALFDKSLRYSYVYLFDSEESPFDRVFDHRQNQVRIFYNVALSKLMTTYFNHLNTHRFPPLLKADGHEYHVNFDHALDVQKIEVDTFRSSYNMNFSGFNTVNRKDGLGAEFIVGRKENDVNHGFILDPDAFYAQQNNPNIHLPRFFPVTAIAYPKQKATADQVIAGAELEIAMFDPYRQDRVKVEGVDYPLTANYSAPYGLWLSKYNLGAAGYWSLINKEANLIMPHLYMLEPFNPNKKIIVFIHGLASSPEAWVSLTNDIMGDAELRQNYQVWQVFYSTNMPIFESRFQIYSLLNQAFQNVAKDSYAAHDAVLVGHSMGGVISRLLVSDSDVSEQAIQKMNEAQLNRLKENPVIRERFQFKALPYFNRVVFVSAPHHGTDYADRWFTQIARRVIRLPADFFIAVEMRDEKNTKLRKGLIENGASNLSRSSNFMQFTQAIQPSPQVVYHSIMGNIDGTTDKLKSSDGIVPYQSSHLGGEQSELIIKGGHSIQTSPEAILELRRILRLHLKQSQPSK